From Hylaeus volcanicus isolate JK05 chromosome 2, UHH_iyHylVolc1.0_haploid, whole genome shotgun sequence, the proteins below share one genomic window:
- the LOC128872404 gene encoding protein hobbit encodes MTGLIVFCTICFVLYCIFTWVIPRLVAWLVKRRYKIYLRVGHISLPYFILRDVNVSKNGFTLQVEEVSIRSSLFSSDVAKLLAVIMKDVRVNKDVPIKVPCIVKKPKEPMDFRNKKIPSIIITFVQFMAVHVENLNLLVLGNGWLANGSAESLTLDGSVVHGARTLLASASVIGGAMKLLRHASDACLLQISFASTAEATLKAQGELSVEKLYIGITQTEGSGGAGLISFFKDRSSLSATSSYSDADVNTSNDLLARLAPVIPKDFMLKVGNTSIITGREDGMVLGLEGTMKGLQINTKFQPCGMQLNLTLNLDGLSVRSKLPILTLRSLLINSKVEQNVLQIATQINTLSIIYDHKDWETILCSTDHEISEPVGSITLKNKLPWLDVRVNTEFYDSSLSVKLLDVDEVSCGVARMKFSLNTPTDTIDGWNTELVVESLYCTLNGSSTVTEETSHRWGTPLSIGVLLATTRTNAIGIAVDALVTEWSLELARFLEEAYKCTQRYRRTETTKKTSDPDNVIQLNLKITNCNLFFIAENNLSVMTRLDTANLEHNAKRLVAVAEGVSAITLNKNEPITCQHAQALVHPFLAIKKCKGAVSSETINISLDGTNLAWSPNLHLRLLQLWLESVDFRSIISRDTSSIDVQNGRVEKPKRVLDILATGGISLSIDISPKHFLELSSDQLRWSQGEWRLNYVRATLDMADIIMIEGFELVKVSDNAEVRIERQSSEGFVLDWNDTWALNIESVKACFPYEHQFTDAIQNELFSIRKWLKEIHSSSSTGNLRLPRDLIVKIKEWVFEVSDDPFEVRLRDNYELLEDEYKESLKRQAMLDAKVQVLCRTHLLLPQDKVEELYASLNKKNAEIYVQRWKQMQRAGPARTRLFAWSMLDLEILILADPTINGTENATKAIREMDAETPWPEDGLEFSALWVRGISLKCAEWKLQLRDFPQPLLLVESLSVWGRLAGAEALAPPRARRTVRIEIGAPWEDIVVERGMTSLKYYHDLNWDIDKFRYAFGPCWEPVIAQCNLSFEKILHPSRDPSPPLPFWDKMRLSFHGRITLCVKQLTVLLHGSLDPYNTTEEMELTWTGLELDWTQGKIIVKGDLDVYVRTASKYDDCRLLHLPNVRLSMKLAWVCLGDPRDHHTAIPCAADRLPEYSSNQEHDSFRAFRSQNLNVSLSLETKPISGSPALTSAPTALLYGSTLRWFENLKFILSGATRPTRKGPLFKNIRPRKKQLSRHYRKVRLTLAFHRFHVSYWMSFAMQRGFEVTGGRVACSSEHNLSLHPIDDGLIHRPRAEWSVVYMNCELSDAEIWLKSALQEDKESASLRQPVEKCYCLSVARVSYGREAMVTGVSGGDTPTHRLVVHDLKGAWTKTNRDVAFALFDSFIKTQQLKKNLSTAALKGFHRENSSTSHKNRTRSVEPKIVPTQITSSSATKPQQGEAVGMLQRLIAEAANKPVAFSDDLSVQTRGQQLRGLAACHQDDVLHKNWLIALVNSQVLLKGIETRGYVILSAAKAEILQRIHQPVWKERTLVSKTTWVGSLECMQYYATVSANIDENIDDNIMWLTLDNIQEKDSTVIAGLPDVPALVGSGQSVGGVVSQTVGGGGGPQHQLQRIVSRCKCEFFYVGYGQALDVGCIDQVPPPPREEVSLWERKELSAADAFTLMHHDLDVCTNSLQYAMILDIVNNLLLYVEPRRKEASERLQRMRFQLQLHSVQDQKRPIQQLQNTVRGLVAKLRRLERETYLVQKALAEESSPELLAEMERLEARVFECKEKLSAKAEELDVMLSCYKETTAPATASTTLKDKPAAVARVAEICFKHAQWRLTDADGQLGIADLILTNFLYTKTSKTDDSVEHLLELGYVKMTNLLPNQIYTEVLTPTELQSNMPVERQRALRVFCREKAPVAGISVKEHFEINVVPLTLGLTKKFFNTMLKFCFPERDPDGIEEPPAPQRDSSFYVPIERRDDVEKMKERADKNKLFIYIKIPEVPVRVSYKGNKEKNLEDVRDFALVIPTLEYHNVTWTWLDLLLAMKSDSRRVILSQAIKQKLQIKPRGPQEESAPQEEDKARLLLGARHLPGDARKKGVFKFK; translated from the exons ATGACTGGGTTAATCGTCTTTTGTACGATCTGTTTTGTTCTCTACTGCATTTTCACCTG GGTGATACCAAGACTCGTGGCATGGCTGGTAAAGAgacgatacaaaatttatctACGAGTCGGGCACATTTCGCTACCGTATTTTATACTTCGGGAcgtaaacgtttcgaaaaatggTTTCACGTTG CAAGTCGAGGAAGTTAGTATACGTAGCAGTTTGTTTAGCAGCGACGTAGCAAAACTCTTGGCGGTGATCATGAAAGATGTTAGAGTTAACAAGGATGTTCCGATTAAAGTCCCGTGCATTGTAAAGAAACCCAAAGAACCGATGGATTTTAGGAATAAGAAAATTCCATCCATAATCATAACATTTGTGCAG tttatgGCTGTGCACGTAGAGAATTTAAATCTTCTGGTCTTGGGTAACGGTTGGCTCGCTAATGGAAGCGCAGAGAGTCTCACTTTGGATGGCAGCGTTGTTCACGGAGCCCGTACTCTTCTCGCGTCCGCATCTGTTATTGGTGGCGCCATGAAGTTGTTACGCCACGCGTCGGATGCCTGTCTTTTGCAAATATCCTTCGCTAGTACAGCCGAAGCTACTTTGAAAGCACAAGGAGAACTGTCTGTGGAG aaattgtacATCGGAATAACGCAGACAGAGGGTTCTGGAGGAGCAGGTCTAATTAGCTTCTTCAAAGACAGAAGTTCGTTAAGCGCTACATCTTCGTATTCCGATGCGGATGTCAATACTTCCAACGATTTATTGGCTCGCTTAGCACCAGTTATACCAAAG GATTTCATGCTGAAAGTAGGTAATACATCGATAATCACGGGTAGAGAAGATGGGATGGTACTTGGTTTGGAAGGTACGATGAAGGGCCTTCAAATTAACACGAAATTCCAACCGTGTGGCATGCAGTTAAATCTTACTTTAAATTTGGATGGGCTGTCTGTTCGTAGCAAACTTCCTATTTTGACGTTACgatcgttattaataaattcaaag GTGGAACAAAACGTTTTACAAATTGCTACGCAAATCAATACACTTTCGATCATTTACGATCATAAAGATTGGGAGACAATATTATGCAGCACCGATCACGAAATTTCAGAGCCTGTCGGGAGCATAacattaaagaataaattaccTTGGTTAGACGTAAGAGTGAACACCGAATTTTACGATTCGTCCCTAAGCGTCAAGTTGTTGGATGTCGATGAAGTTTCATGCGGGGTAGCTCGTATGAAATTTTCTCTAAACACACCTACAG ACACGATCGATGGTTGGAATACGGAATTGGTTGTGGAATCCTTATATTGTACTTTAAACGGTTCCAGTACCGTTACCGAGGAAACGTCTCATCGATGGGGAACACCTCTGTCTATCGGGGTATTATTAGCTACAACGCGTACCAATGCCATAGGGATCGCGGTGGATGCTCTCGTAACCGAATGGAGTTTGGAACTTGCCAGATTTCTCGAAGAAGCGTATAA ATGCACTCAAAGGTACAGAAGAACCGAAACAACAAAAAAGACTAGCGATCCGGATAATGTCATTCAATTGAATCTCAAAATTacgaattgtaatttattctttatcgcAGAAAATAATC TATCCGTTATGACACGTTTGGACACTGCAAATTTAGAGCACAACGCGAAACGGCTAGTGGCCGTGGCGGAAGGCGTGAGCGCGAtaactttgaataaaaacgaGCCGATCACCTGTCAACATGCACAAGCATTGGTTCACCCCTTCTTAGCTATAAAAAAATGCAAAGGTGCTGTCAGTTCTGAAACTATAAACATCAGTCTGGATGGAACTAATTTGGCTTGGAGTCCTAATTTACATCTCCGACTTTTGCAACTCTGGCTGGAGTCTGTAGACTTCAGATCCATTATAAGTCGAGACACGTCTTCGATCGACGTTCAAA ACGGAAGAGTCGAAAAGCCGAAACGGGTGTTGGACATACTGGCTACCGGCGGTATCAGCCTGTCTATAGATATATCTCCTAAACACTTCCTAGAACTTTCGTCGGATCAATTGCGTTGGTCGCAAGGAGAATGGAGGTTGAATTATGTTCGCGCTACGTTAGACATGGCCGACATAATTATGATAGAAGGTTTCGAGCTTGTTAAAGTATCGGATAACGCGGAAGTACGGATAGAAAGACAGAGTAGCGAGGGTTTCGTTCTGGATTGGAACGACACTTGGGCGCTCAATATCGAATCGGTAAAGGCTTGCTTTCCATACGAGCATCAGTTCACCGACGCGATTCAGAATGAATTGTTCAGTATAAGGAAATGGTTGAAGGAGATTCATTCTTCTTCGAGCACCGGGAATCTACGTTTACCGCGCGATTTGATCGTCAAG ATAAAAGAGTGGGTGTTCGAAGTGAGCGACGACCCGTTCGAAGTACGATTGCGGGATAATTACGAGCTTTTGGAGGACGAGTATAAAGAGAGCTTGAAGCGCCAGGCGATGCTCGATGCTAAAGTACAAGTGCTCTGCCGTACTCATTTATTATTGCCCCAGGATAAAGTCGAGGAACTTTACGccagtttgaataaaaagaacgcCGAGATCTACGTTCAAAGATGGAAGCAAATGCAACGCGCCGGGCCAGCGAGAACGCGACTGTTCGCGTGGTCCATGTTAGACCTCGAGATACTGATCTTGGCTGATCCGACGATTAACGGTACGGAGAACGCGACGAAAGCCATCAGGGAAATGGACGCGGAGACGCCCTGGCCCGAGGACGGCCTCGAGTTCAGCGCGCTCTGGGTCAGAGGAATAAGCTTGAAGTGCGCCGAATGGAAACTTCAGCTACGAGATTTCCCACAGCCGTTGCTGTTGGTCGAGAGTTTGAGCGTGTGGGGTAGGCTAGCTGGCGCGGAGGCCCTGGCACCTCCGAGAGCCAGGCGCACTGTGAGAATCGAGATCGGCGCGCCTTGGGAGGACATCGTCGTAGAAAGAGGAATGACGTCCTTAAAGTACTATCACGATCTCAATTGGGACATCGATAAATTTCGTTACGCGTTCGGTCCGTGCTGGGAGCCCGTGATAGCCCAGTGCAATCTCAGCTTCGAGAAGATACTTCATCCGTCGCGGGACCCGAGCCCTCCGTTGCCATTCTGGGACAAAATGCGTTTATCTTTTCACGGTAGAATAACGCTCTGCGTGAAACAGTTGACGGTGTTGTTGCACGGTTCACTGGATCCGTACAATACCACGGAAGAGATGGAACTGACGTGGACGGGACTAGAGCTCGATTGGACGCAGGGAAAGATCATCGTGAAAGGAGACTTGGACGTTTACGTTCGCACGGCGAGCAAATACGACGATTGCAGGTTGCTCCATTTACCGAACGTTCGGCTGAGTATGAAGCTGGCTTGGGTTTGCTTGGGCGACCCCAGGGACCATCATACCGCGATACCTTGCGCTGCCGATCGACTGCCGGAGTACTCGAGCAACCAAGAGCACGATTCGTTCAGAGCGTTCCGTTCGCAGAACTTGAACGTCAGCCTTTCGCTCGAGACGAAGCCGATCTCCGGGTCTCCGGCGCTTACCAGCGCGCCAACAGCGTTACTTTATGGGAGCACTTTGAGATGGTTCGAGAACCTAAAGTTCATCTTGTCAGGCGCGACGAGGCCGACGAGGAAAGGGCCGCTCTTCAAGAACATCAGACCCCGGAAGAAACAACTCAGTCGACACTACAGAAAAGTCAGGCTGACTTTGGCTTTCCATCGATTTCACGTTAGCTATTGGATGTCGTTCGCGATGCAACGCGGATTCGAGGTAACTGGCGGGAGGGTGGCGTGTAGCTCCGAACACAATTTGTCGTTGCATCCGATCGACGACGGTTTGATACACCGGCCGCGAGCCGAGTGGTCGGTGGTTTACATGAACTGCGAGCTCAGCGACGCGGAGATTTGGCTGAAGAGCGCTCTCCAAGAGGACAAGGAGAGCGCGTCGCTGCGACAACCGGTCGAGAAGTGTTATTGCTTGAGCGTGGCGCGCGTCAGTTACGGCAGAGAGGCGATGGTGACAGGAGTGAGCGGAGGAGACACTCCCACGCACAGGCTCGTCGTCCACGATTTGAAAGGAGCTTGGACGAAGACGAACAGAGACGTCGCTTTCGCGCTCTTCGATTCCTTCATAAAGACTCAACAGCTGAAAAAGAATCTTTCGACCGCTGCGCTGAAGGGTTTCCACAGAGAAAATTCGTCGACTTCGCACAAGAATCGCACGAGATCCGTCGAGCCGAAAATCGTACCGACGCAGATCACCTCGTCTTCCGCGACGAAACCGCAACAGGGAGAGGCGGTCGGGATGCTCCAGAGATTGATCGCCGAAGCTGCGAACAAACCAGTCGCGTTCAGCGACGATCTCTCGGTACAAACCAGAGGCCAACAACTACGAGGACTGGCGGCTTGTCACCAGGACGACGTTTTGCACAAAAATTGGCTGA TTGCCTTGGTAAACAGTCAGGTATTATTGAAAGGTATCGAGACACGGGGTTACGTGATACTGTCCGCAGCCAAAGCTGAAATATTGCAGAGAATTCACCAACCGGTATGGAAGGAGAGAACTTTAGTATCGAAGACAACGTGGGTCGGGTCGTTGGAATGCATGCAGTATTATGCGACGGTCAGCGCCAACATCGACGAGAATATCGACGATAATATAATGTGGCTGACGTTGGACAATATACAG gaaaaagattCGACAGTGATAGCTGGTCTACCGGACGTACCTGCATTGGTAGGTTCTGGACAAAGCGTCGGAGGTGTCGTGAGTCAAACCGTTGGCGGCGGTGGCGGGCCCCAACACCAACTTCAACGTATCGTTTCGAGGTGCAAATGCGAGTTCTTTTACGTTGGTTACGGCCAGGCATTGGACGTCGGGTGTATCGATCAAGTCCCTCCGCCACCGAGGGAAGAAGTCAGCCTGTGGGAGAGAAAAGAACTTTCAGCTGCCGACGCGTTCACGTTGATGCATCACGACTTGGACGTTTGCACGAATTCCTTGCAGTATGCTATGATTTTGGATATCGTGAATAATTTGTTGCTTTACGTGGAACCGAGAAGAAAAGAGGCGTCGGAACGGTTACAGAGAATGAGATTTCAGTTACAACTACATTCCGTGCAGGATCAAAAGCGACCGATTCAACAGCTGCAGAACACCGTGCGGGGATTGGTAGCGAAATTGAGAAGATTGGAACGCGAAACGTATTTGGTGCAGAAAGCTCTCGCAGAGGAGTCCAGTCCTGAATTGCTGGCAGAAATGGAACGGTTGGAGGCGAGAGTTTTCGAATGTAAGGAAAAATTATCCGCGAAGGCCGAAGAACTCGACGTGATGTTGAGTTGCTACAAAGAAACCACCGCCCCCGCCACAGCTTCGACTACGTTGAAAGATAAACCAGCAGCGGTCGCGAGAGTGgctgaaatttgtttcaagcACGCCCAGTGGAGGTTGACCGATGCGGATGGACAGTTGGGTATCGCGGATCTTATTTTAACCAATTTCCTGTACACCAAAACCAGTAAAACCGATGATTCCGTCGAGCATCTCCTAGAGCTGGGATACGTTAAGATGACCAATTTATTACCAAATCAAATTTACACGGAAGTTTTGACGCCCACAGAATTACAAAGTAACATGCCCGTTGAAAGGCAAAGAGCCCTTCGAGTATTTTGTAGGGAAAAGGCACCGGTTGCTGGAATATCCGTTAAAGAACATTTCGAGATCAATGTGGTCCCTTTAACGCTAG gttTGACGAAGAAGTTTTTCAATACAAtgctgaaattttgtttccccGAGAGAGATCCGGATGGAATAGAAGAGCCTCCTGCGCCTCAACGAGATTCCTCATTTTACGTACCGATCGAAAGAAGAGATGACGTAGAAAAGATGAAAGAAAGAgcggataaaaataaacttttcatatacataaaaataccaGAAGTACCTGTTCGTGTTTCTTACAAG ggaaataaagagaaaaatctGGAAGATGTTCGCGACTTTGCTCTAGTAATACCAACGTTAGAATATCATAATGTTACGTGGACATGGCTAGATCTCCTTCTGGCTATGAAAAGCGATTCTAGGCGTGTAATATTAAGTCAAGctattaaacagaaattacagATCAAGCCAAGAGGTCCACAGGAAGAGTCTGCTCCGCAAGAAGAAGATAAAGCTCGACTTTTGTTGGGTGCTAGGCATCTACCTGGTGACGCCAGAAAGAAAggtgtatttaaatttaaatag
- the LOC128872409 gene encoding tRNA-dihydrouridine(16/17) synthase [NAD(P)(+)]-like, protein MTSVTEESFATDQVVGPGSREANDNIWENVLGSPRYIVAPMVDASELAWRLLSRRHGAQLCYTPMLHSSVFCRDPKYRREACASTAEDRPLIIQFCGNDPNTLLEASLLAEPYCDAIDINIGCPQAIAKRGRYGAFLQDDWDLLRRIVSTLSKKLRVPVTCKLRVFAEIEKTVQYARMLESAGARLLTVHGRTREQKGRLTGVASWEHIEAVRQAVAIPVFANGNIQCLRDVERCIEETGACGVMSAEGNLYNPYIFEGRHPPSWEPALEYLDLVERYPAPASYIRGHLFKLFQHILCLAENKEERENLARNSTMESFRSVVYSLRDRYLPYHEGRLTWREETTDYNLKLPPWLCQPYVRSPPEEHVQRIETEKIETGNVNVKKKFTDEDGNEVSRKRLKKLRRIARRPNRPAVIVKRGSDLCYNCPNPVGLKCVHKLCRQCCRNKCFVENLDCIGHRNLTKTRRQMAIEFAAKRKAIDDTI, encoded by the exons ATGACATCGGTTACAGAGGAATCGTTCGCGACCGACCAGGTCGTCGGTCCCGGTTCTCGAGAGGCGAACGATAATATCTGGGAAAACGTGTTGGGTTCTCCGCGATACATAGTCGCGCCGATGGTCGACGCGAGCGAGTTAGCCTGGAGGCTGCTGAGTCGACGCCACGGAGCGCAACTTTGTTATACGCCGATGCTTCACTCGTCGGTTTTCTGCAGAGATCCCAAGTATCGGCGAGAAGCGTGCGCCAGCACCGCCGAAGACAGACCGCTGATCATTCAG TTTTGCGGCAACGATCCGAACACTTTACTGGAAGCGTCACTTTTGGCCGAGCCGTACTGCGACGCGATAGACATAAATATAGGCTGCCCTCAAGCTATCGCCAAACGCGGACGCTACGGTGCTTTTCTTCAAGACGACTGGGACTTGCTTCGACGAATCG TTAGCACCTTGAGCAAGAAACTCCGTGTACCTGTCACTTGCAAATTACGAGTATTCGCGGAAATCGAAAAGACCGTGCAGTATGCTCGGATGCTCGAGAGCGCTGGAGCACGACTGCTTACTGTGCATGGACGAACCCGGGAACAGAAGGGTCGGTTAACCGGCGTGGCGTCTTGGGAGCACATCGAAGCAGTTAG GCAAGCCGTCGCGATTCCAGTATTCGCCAACGGTAATATACAATGTCTGCGAGACGTCGAGAGATGCATAGAGGAAACCGGTGCGTGCGGTGTAATGTCGGCCGAAGGTAATCTTTACAATCCTTACATATTCGAGGGACGTCATCCGCCAAGCTGGGAGCCAGCGCTCGAATATTTAGATTTGGTGGAACGGTATCCAGCTCCGGCCTCTTACATTCGTGGCCATCTCTTCAAACTGTTTCAACACAT ACTTTGTTTAGCAGAGAATAAAGAAGAGAGGGAAAATCTGGCCAGAAACTCTACCATGGAATCGTTCAGAAGCGTCGTGTACTCTTTGAGAGATCGATATCTACCGTATCACGAAGGACGCCTGACGTGGCGAGAAGAAACAACCG ACTATAACTTGAAATTACCACCGTGGTTGTGTCAACCGTACGTACGGAGTCCTCCCGAAGAGCACGTGCAACGAATAGAAACGGAAAAGATCGAAACG GGAAACGTGAATGtgaagaaaaaattcacgGACGAGGATGGAAACGAGGTATCGCGGAAACGTTTGAAGAAGCTTAGACGAATCGCGCGTCGTCCCAATAGGCCAGCCGTTATCGTTAAAAGAGGATCCGACTTGTGCTACAACTGTCCCAATCCAGTG GGTCTCAAGTGTGTTCACAAACTGTGCCGACAGTGCTGTCGAAACAAGTGTTTCGTGGAAAATCTAGATTGCATCGGACATAGAAATTTAACTAAAACAAGACGACAAATGGCGATCGAATTCGCTGCGAAACGAAAAGCTATCGACGATACGATATga
- the LOC128872407 gene encoding uncharacterized protein LOC128872407, translated as MRNEATSDIVSRWCSGQNAFVTPERRKFRRVHGLQLPLHPQQVIGWIVILVIAINTFAVLTPLLEPSLRPVLSISIAAIFATHLCSHLIVLLLDPADPQVRSQPANKVLPEFDRSKHARVIENGRCHLCNITTESKRTKHCSICNKCVARFDHHCKWLNNCIGGRNYSAFLVCLISAILASLSVAGLSATELLLSLVSGRTVNASMENATGPGLSIIPVSDTGSIILISAIGILSAIAAILLIHLCFFHGYIACLGLTTYEYVRNKRERNTVTAAVAAAAAAAATATAAAAAATAAAANAANSVDATGNPATVTESTAGLNGFRGFMSSRRTSSFRINTESCSNRIDLEGESNGVGTETRFCRRDDQRSNFRLCFSYELQSTANETSIEFSSRIPSDTRPDQSTIVFRDSVGVVGSSTPSPVSCCFAAANSIAVRCRSASKTDKSKKRASGSKDSLGSSHVPSNSCETVERIGKFLRTYLRRSGRRRSSNANGVRSSKNKVVPSGDSTLPEVKMEDTVPDAVLALGKEYESVPRPPSKLPPLRSITGHSCEQLAIQTRRAVGPSTTRRPAAHIYTRPRRTSSFRKRPRLKANSRVTQSIQLSPILESDLSKPASPRSSCSLLSLRSPGSPRSTRIARSSSPRFVPASSAM; from the exons ATGCGAAACGAAGCCACCAGCGACATCGTATCGAGATGGTGCTCGGGTCAGAACGCGTTCGTGACACCGGAACGCAGAAAGTTTAGACGCGTGCACGGACTTCAGCTACCGCTTCATCCCCAACAAGTGATCGGTTGGATCGTTATTTTGGTTATAGCGATAAACACGTTTGCCGTCTTAACGCCGCTCCTCGAGCCGAGTCTGCGTCCAGTCCTCTCGATCTCCATAGCAGCGATCTTCGCTACGCATCTTTGCTCCCACCTGATCGTGCTCCTGCTGGATCCGGCGGATCCCCAAGTCAGGTCTCAGCCGGCGAACAAAGTCCTGCCGGAATTCGACAGGTCGAAGCACGCGCGTGTCATCGAGAACGGCCGATGCCACCTCTGCAATATAACCACAGAGAGCAAGAGGACCAAGCACTGTTCGATCTGCAACAAATGCGTGGCGCGATTCGATCATCATTGCAAGTGGCTCAACAACTGCATCGGCGGTAGAAACTATTCAGCCTTTCTCGTTTGCCTAATTTCCGCGATCCTGGCGAGCCTGTCCGTCGCCGGTCTCTCCGCGACGGAATTGTTGCTGTCGTTGGTCTCCGGTAGGACGGTAAACGCCAGCATGGAGAACGCCACGGGTCCTGGCCTGTCAATCATCCCCGTCTCGGACACCGGCTCTATTATCCTGATCTCCGCGATAGGAATCCTCTCGGCGATCGCGGCGATCCTCCTGATTCATTTGTGCTTCTTTCACGGGTACATCGCCTGTCTCGGTTTGACCACGTACGAGTACGTAAGGAACAAGCGAGAAAGAAACACCGTTACCGCAGCCGTCGCAGCAGCCGCCGCCGCTGCCGCAACCGCTACCGCTGCCGCCGCAGCTGCGACCGCCGCTGCTGCCAATGCTGCCAACTCCGTGGACGCTACCGGGAACCCAGCGACGGTAACAG AGTCAACAGCCGGACTCAACGGATTCCGTGGATTCATGTCCAGCCGCAGAACGTCGTCCTTTCGAATCAATACCGAGTCGTGTTCGAATCGGATAGACCTCGAAGGGGAGTCGAACGGAGTAGGAACGGAGACCCGATTCTGTCGGCGAGACGACCAACGGAGCAATTTTCGCCTCTGCTTCTCGTACGAGCTCCAGTCGACCGCAAACGAAACTTCCATAGAGTTCTCGTCGCGGATACCGAGCGACACGCGTCCCGACCAATCGACGATCGTGTTCCGGGACTCGGTGGGCGTCGTCGGCTCCTCGACGCCCTCCCCGGTTTCTTGTTGTTTCGCCGCTGCCAATTCGATAGCCGTGCGATGCCGTTCGGCGAGCAAAACGGACAAGTCGAAGAAACGAGCGAGCGGTAGCAAGGACTCGCTCGGCTCGTCGCACGTTCCGAGCAATTCTTGCGAAACCGTGGAAAGGATAGGGAAGTTTCTGCGTACGTATCTGCGTAGGAGCGGTCGTCGACGGTCGTCGAATGCGAACGGCGTTCGCTCGTCGAAGAACAAAGTGGTTCCCAGCGGTGATTCGACTTTGCCCGAGGTCAAGATGGAGGACACCGTGCCTGACGCTGTTCTCGCTCTCGGAAAAGAATACGAATCCGTTCCGCGTCCACCCAGCAAACTTCCTCCGCTGCGTTCGATAACCGGCCATTCTTGCGAGCAGCTGGCGATTCAGACGCGAAGAGCGGTGGGTCCTTCGACGACGAGGAGACCAGCGGCTCATATCTACACCCGTCCACGGCGGACCTCCTCCTTCCGAAAGAGGCCGAGACTGAAGGCAAATTCGCGCGTTACCCAGTCCATACAACTCTCTCCCATTTTGGAGTCGGATCTGTCGAAACCCGCGTCGCCGCGGTCGTCGTGCTCTCTCCTCTCGCTTCGCTCTCCCGGTTCCCCTCGGTCGACCCGTATCGCGCGTTCCTCGTCTCCTCGATTCGTTCCGGCATCGTCGGCAATGTGA